In one Thermodesulfobium acidiphilum genomic region, the following are encoded:
- the lpxD gene encoding UDP-3-O-(3-hydroxymyristoyl)glucosamine N-acyltransferase, which translates to MVSKLLSEIAKEVGGVLRGEDLEVTDIKPLNIALEKDLSFVLDKANSEASRFSKAGAFLCYRGFESDRATIEVDLPKLALSKVLNIFYPRNFREPLIHTSSVISEGAKISSKAYVGPYCVIEDGAVIEDMVELVAFIYVGKDVYIGKGTRIFPFVCIREKCRIGENCVIQAGATIGNDGFGYATDSYGHHTWIPQIGGVSIGSEVDIGSNTTIDRGSFVDTIIKDNVKVDNLVQIAHNCILEKSVILVSMVGLSGSVHVKENAVLAGKVGVKDHLTIGKGATVLAKSGLMKDVPDGSTVMGYPARHYIDFFKERILIERLPEIEKRIKKLEEQIEILKCQDKSEEV; encoded by the coding sequence ATGGTCAGTAAACTTTTATCTGAAATAGCTAAAGAAGTTGGCGGAGTATTAAGAGGTGAAGATTTAGAAGTTACCGATATTAAACCTCTTAATATAGCGCTTGAGAAAGATCTAAGCTTTGTTTTAGATAAAGCTAACTCTGAGGCATCCCGGTTCTCTAAGGCGGGTGCCTTTCTTTGTTATAGAGGTTTTGAATCAGACAGGGCTACTATTGAGGTTGATTTGCCAAAATTGGCGTTGTCAAAGGTTCTTAATATCTTTTACCCAAGAAATTTTAGAGAACCCTTAATTCACACGAGTTCTGTAATATCCGAAGGGGCTAAAATTTCTAGTAAGGCATATGTTGGACCATATTGTGTTATAGAGGATGGAGCTGTTATAGAGGATATGGTTGAGCTTGTTGCCTTTATTTATGTAGGCAAAGATGTCTATATAGGTAAAGGCACAAGGATATTTCCATTTGTATGCATTAGAGAAAAGTGTAGAATTGGTGAAAATTGTGTAATCCAAGCAGGAGCAACTATAGGAAATGACGGCTTTGGTTATGCTACTGACTCTTACGGTCATCACACGTGGATTCCTCAAATAGGTGGCGTTTCAATAGGTAGTGAAGTAGATATAGGTTCGAACACTACCATAGATAGGGGATCGTTTGTTGATACCATTATAAAAGACAATGTTAAGGTTGACAATTTAGTTCAAATTGCTCATAACTGTATCCTTGAAAAAAGCGTTATTCTTGTTTCTATGGTTGGTTTATCTGGATCTGTTCACGTTAAAGAAAATGCTGTTCTTGCTGGTAAAGTAGGAGTAAAGGATCACTTGACAATTGGGAAGGGTGCTACAGTTCTTGCAAAATCAGGCCTTATGAAAGATGTTCCAGATGGTTCAACTGTTATGGGATATCCGGCGAGACATTACATAGATTTTTTCAAAGAGAGGATATTAATAGAAAGGCTTCCTGAAATTGAAAAGAGAATTAAAAAACTGGAAGAACAAATTGAGATTTTAAAGTGCCAGGATAAATCAGAAGAAGTATAA
- a CDS encoding UDP-3-O-acyl-N-acetylglucosamine deacetylase — MFEGIGIHTGKTCKVMVYPSNGGLWIKKGDMLFSNLHDMIVPSENATVLENDYLRLSTVEHLLCALAMLNVNDAVIEILDGEEVPILDGSAIKFYKDLSDIFSKKYKKNILRSIKQPIFYIEDESFVYMFPYKRFEVRVYLDYTSKGLGLLSDEFILGRDKRESILNARTFGFLSDYELLKSKGKALGANFDNVLVFDNKGRSLKKMRSLKEVQRHKILDFIGDLYLNGFLPRAQIVAVKPGHKINAKVSKMINSFV; from the coding sequence ATCTTTGAAGGTATTGGAATTCATACCGGTAAAACTTGTAAGGTTATGGTTTATCCATCGAATGGGGGACTCTGGATAAAAAAGGGCGATATGCTTTTTTCGAATCTTCATGACATGATTGTACCTTCTGAAAACGCAACTGTTTTGGAAAACGACTACTTAAGGCTCTCGACTGTTGAGCATCTTTTGTGTGCTCTTGCAATGTTAAACGTTAATGATGCGGTAATTGAGATTTTGGACGGGGAAGAGGTCCCGATTTTAGACGGAAGTGCTATAAAATTTTATAAAGATCTATCTGATATCTTTTCAAAAAAGTATAAGAAAAATATCTTAAGATCAATTAAGCAACCAATATTTTATATAGAAGACGAATCTTTTGTTTATATGTTCCCGTATAAAAGGTTTGAGGTTAGAGTTTATCTGGACTATACCTCTAAGGGGCTTGGTCTTCTTAGCGACGAGTTTATCCTGGGACGAGATAAGAGAGAATCCATTTTAAACGCAAGAACTTTCGGATTTCTCTCAGATTATGAATTGTTAAAATCAAAGGGAAAAGCGCTTGGGGCAAACTTTGACAATGTGCTTGTATTCGATAACAAGGGAAGGTCATTAAAGAAGATGAGAAGTTTGAAGGAAGTGCAAAGACACAAAATCCTTGATTTTATTGGAGATCTTTACCTTAACGGTTTTTTACCACGTGCGCAGATAGTGGCTGTTAAACCTGGACATAAAATAAACGCTAAAGTAAGCAAGATGATAAATTCGTTCGTATAG
- the fabZ gene encoding 3-hydroxyacyl-ACP dehydratase FabZ → MYDINDIMKVLPHRYPMLLVEKILELEPNVRAVGLKNVSNNDPYLVGHFPDNPIFPGVLMVEAMAQVAGFLSLVSLKKEGTIAFFSSVERAKFRKVVRPGDTLIMEAKVTKVKLPFCKMSCTAKVEDKLVCEAELMFYLPK, encoded by the coding sequence TTGTACGATATAAACGACATTATGAAGGTTTTGCCCCATAGATATCCAATGCTTTTGGTTGAAAAGATACTTGAATTAGAGCCAAACGTTAGAGCAGTCGGTTTAAAAAACGTTTCAAATAACGATCCGTATTTAGTAGGACATTTTCCAGATAATCCTATTTTTCCAGGAGTTCTTATGGTTGAAGCAATGGCTCAGGTTGCAGGATTTCTGTCTCTTGTATCTCTGAAAAAGGAAGGAACAATTGCGTTTTTTAGCTCTGTCGAAAGGGCAAAATTTAGAAAAGTTGTAAGGCCAGGTGATACGCTTATTATGGAAGCTAAGGTAACGAAGGTAAAGTTGCCGTTTTGTAAGATGAGCTGTACTGCTAAGGTTGAGGATAAATTGGTGTGCGAAGCAGAACTTATGTTTTATCTTCCAAAATAA
- the lpxA gene encoding acyl-ACP--UDP-N-acetylglucosamine O-acyltransferase, giving the protein MRINWCAKQNLCFIFQNNMIRVHSTSIVSPKAIVGEGVEIGPFCIVDDDVVIGDNTRLANNVLLKNGTRIGKSCYISTGSCLGQEPQDFHFKGEKSFVRIADNVTIREYVVIHKATGEGEETYVGENSYLMCFTHLGHNAKVYENCTLAAYVVLGGHVVVEREAFLGGASAFHQFVRVGRMCMVGGLAKVVQDIPPFVMCDGNPARPKGLNLVALRRNNFSQEKISAIKRIYKILVEEVHSKEELIEILKRDFSKYEEHKDFVDFIIKSKRGFRRVQDK; this is encoded by the coding sequence TTGAGGATAAATTGGTGTGCGAAGCAGAACTTATGTTTTATCTTCCAAAATAATATGATTAGAGTTCATTCTACCTCAATAGTATCGCCTAAAGCTATAGTAGGAGAGGGAGTTGAAATTGGCCCCTTTTGTATTGTTGATGACGATGTTGTAATTGGAGACAATACCCGTTTAGCTAATAATGTCCTACTCAAAAATGGTACTAGAATTGGCAAGAGCTGCTATATATCTACTGGTTCTTGTCTAGGGCAAGAACCTCAGGATTTCCACTTTAAAGGTGAAAAAAGTTTTGTAAGAATTGCTGATAACGTTACTATAAGAGAATATGTAGTTATACACAAGGCTACAGGTGAAGGAGAAGAAACATACGTTGGTGAAAACTCTTATCTAATGTGTTTTACTCACCTTGGTCATAATGCAAAAGTTTATGAGAATTGCACGTTAGCTGCATATGTGGTGCTGGGAGGCCATGTAGTTGTAGAAAGGGAGGCATTTTTAGGTGGGGCTTCTGCATTTCATCAGTTTGTAAGAGTAGGAAGGATGTGTATGGTAGGCGGGCTTGCAAAGGTAGTTCAAGACATCCCCCCGTTTGTGATGTGTGACGGAAATCCTGCAAGGCCAAAGGGATTAAACCTGGTAGCTTTAAGGAGAAATAATTTTTCTCAGGAAAAAATAAGCGCAATAAAAAGAATATATAAGATTTTAGTAGAGGAGGTTCACTCAAAAGAAGAATTGATAGAAATCTTAAAACGTGACTTTTCAAAATATGAGGAACATAAAGATTTTGTTGATTTTATTATAAAAAGCAAAAGGGGTTTTAGGCGTGTTCAAGATAAATGA
- the kdsA gene encoding 3-deoxy-8-phosphooctulonate synthase: protein MFKINDVEIGGKDLFFILGPCVIESEEHVIKMANIIKEISKSLNIRVIFKSSYDKANRTSLFSYRGPGIKEGLRILERVKKEVGLPITTDVHNIEEVTLASNVVDLIQLPAFLCRQTDLLVSAGKAKKPVNIKKGQFVAPHSIGPMIEKVKSAGEERVCITERGYTFGYNNLVVDMRSIQIMKSFNIPVIFDATHSVQLPGGLGDSSGGERQFVPTLARAAVAAGADGIFMECHDCPECALCDGPNSIPVNEVEGLLRSLIAIKGVINS, encoded by the coding sequence GTGTTCAAGATAAATGATGTAGAAATTGGCGGTAAAGATTTGTTTTTTATATTAGGACCATGTGTTATTGAAAGCGAAGAACATGTAATAAAAATGGCAAACATTATTAAAGAAATTTCAAAATCACTTAATATACGGGTGATATTCAAGAGTTCTTATGACAAAGCAAATAGGACTTCTCTTTTTTCCTATAGAGGACCTGGAATTAAAGAGGGATTACGAATTTTAGAGAGAGTAAAAAAAGAAGTAGGGTTGCCAATAACTACTGATGTACATAACATAGAAGAAGTGACCCTTGCCTCAAATGTTGTTGATTTAATTCAATTACCTGCGTTTTTATGTAGACAAACTGATCTGCTCGTGTCTGCAGGAAAAGCAAAAAAACCTGTAAACATCAAAAAGGGGCAATTTGTCGCACCCCACTCTATTGGCCCTATGATTGAAAAGGTGAAATCTGCTGGGGAAGAAAGAGTTTGTATTACGGAAAGAGGATATACCTTCGGGTATAATAATTTGGTTGTAGATATGAGGTCAATTCAAATAATGAAATCATTTAATATACCAGTTATATTTGATGCAACTCATAGCGTTCAATTACCTGGCGGCTTAGGGGATTCTTCTGGAGGAGAAAGACAATTTGTTCCTACTCTTGCTCGGGCTGCTGTAGCGGCTGGTGCTGATGGTATATTTATGGAATGTCATGATTGTCCTGAATGTGCTCTTTGTGATGGGCCAAATTCAATACCAGTTAACGAGGTTGAAGGCTTATTAAGGAGTCTTATTGCGATTAAGGGGGTTATAAATTCCTAA
- a CDS encoding KpsF/GutQ family sugar-phosphate isomerase translates to MDKEDILSLAKEVCFIEKESVEQLCNKIDKSFLDAIDLILSCEGRVIITGMGKSGIIGRKIAATLSSTGTPSLFLHPAEGIHGDLGMVTGKDLVVAISYSGENTELITILPVLKRIGVKVIAMTGNLTSTLSTFADIVLDIGVKKEACPYNIVPTSSTTVTLVLGDAIAICLLKLRNFRPQDFALFHPGGALGRSLITRVCDLMHKGEENPVVSLETVVREALFEISKKGLGAVSVVDKNGILKGIITDGDIRRKIEIDDMFLKRRTEEVMTKNPVYINKNRLATEALKILQDKKINLLPVVNRNLKVVGMIHLHDILKAGIV, encoded by the coding sequence ATGGACAAAGAAGATATTTTGTCGCTTGCCAAAGAAGTTTGCTTTATTGAAAAAGAAAGCGTGGAGCAACTGTGTAATAAAATTGATAAATCGTTTTTAGATGCCATTGACCTTATTCTTAGTTGTGAAGGAAGAGTAATAATTACAGGAATGGGAAAATCTGGGATCATTGGAAGGAAAATTGCAGCGACTCTTTCAAGTACAGGCACCCCATCTTTATTTTTACATCCTGCTGAAGGTATTCACGGCGATCTAGGCATGGTTACTGGTAAAGATCTTGTAGTTGCGATATCTTATAGTGGTGAAAATACGGAACTTATTACAATATTGCCCGTTTTAAAAAGGATTGGAGTTAAAGTAATTGCTATGACAGGCAATCTAACCTCGACATTGTCTACATTTGCAGATATTGTTCTTGATATAGGCGTAAAAAAGGAAGCCTGTCCTTATAATATTGTTCCCACCTCTTCTACAACAGTAACTTTGGTCCTTGGAGATGCCATTGCAATTTGCCTTTTAAAATTAAGAAATTTCAGGCCTCAAGATTTTGCACTATTTCATCCGGGAGGCGCGCTTGGCAGGAGCTTGATAACCAGGGTGTGTGATCTTATGCACAAGGGTGAAGAAAATCCTGTAGTTTCTCTTGAAACTGTTGTTAGAGAAGCCCTCTTTGAGATAAGCAAAAAGGGTCTTGGGGCAGTTTCTGTTGTAGATAAGAACGGCATATTAAAAGGCATTATAACTGATGGTGATATAAGGAGAAAGATAGAAATTGACGATATGTTTTTGAAGAGGCGCACGGAAGAAGTAATGACAAAAAATCCAGTTTATATTAATAAAAACCGCTTAGCTACTGAAGCGCTTAAGATTTTACAGGATAAAAAAATAAACTTATTGCCAGTTGTAAATAGGAATTTAAAAGTAGTGGGGATGATTCATTTGCACGATATTTTAAAAGCTGGCATAGTGTAG
- a CDS encoding KdsC family phosphatase translates to MSLEDRIKNIKLMGFDVDGVLTDGSILLTPDDEIKIFNVKDGLGITMARKLGFIIIFISGRKSLSLEKRAKELKVDYLITDCDDKISELSKILEELNMDYENLAYMGDDYNDLSLLEICGVSACPGDALEAVKERVDMVIEDFGGKGAVRSFIEKILRVQNKLDQGIKFYFKDY, encoded by the coding sequence ATGAGCCTGGAAGATAGGATCAAAAATATTAAATTAATGGGTTTTGACGTAGACGGCGTTCTAACAGATGGGAGCATATTGTTAACACCGGATGACGAAATAAAGATTTTTAACGTTAAAGATGGTCTTGGCATAACGATGGCAAGGAAATTAGGGTTCATAATTATATTTATTAGTGGCAGAAAGTCTTTATCTCTTGAGAAAAGAGCAAAAGAATTAAAAGTAGACTATCTCATAACAGATTGTGATGATAAGATATCAGAACTTAGTAAGATTTTAGAAGAATTAAATATGGATTATGAAAACCTCGCTTATATGGGTGATGACTATAACGATCTTTCACTATTAGAAATTTGTGGCGTTAGCGCATGCCCAGGCGATGCACTTGAAGCTGTGAAAGAGCGCGTAGATATGGTTATTGAAGATTTTGGCGGCAAGGGTGCGGTCAGATCCTTTATTGAGAAGATATTGAGAGTTCAAAACAAGTTAGATCAGGGAATCAAATTTTATTTTAAAGATTATTAA
- a CDS encoding SAM-dependent methyltransferase translates to MKKELLDVFLKKLQGGIRVVYWDNEERTYNNNPKITIRFLKEPPLISLDDPLLTLGDLYIEEYFDIEGTIEDLMELLETNKNIFRPQKKNTFMTTLNTTLGIGKSKEKDMKNIQKHYDLGNDFFSLWLDSSMCYSCAYFKTPTDSLEQAQRNKISHSLKKLNLQKGEKLLDIGCGWGELLFEAATKYGVYVTGITLSQEQFSHIKEQIELRNLFEKVEVRLESYEELDPKKDLFDKIISIGMFEHVGQKRIPGFMKKTSSVLKRSGIFMLHTITGLEEGGQHSWMNKHIFPGGYIPTVREIINILPDYDFRVLHVESLRRHYARTLEYWSKNYETHKDEIEKKFGRTFLRMWDIYLKGCAASFKLGFIDIHQFTLSLGINNDYPETFEFLYKD, encoded by the coding sequence ATGAAAAAGGAGCTCTTAGATGTTTTTTTGAAAAAATTACAGGGGGGGATAAGGGTTGTATATTGGGACAACGAAGAGAGGACATACAACAATAACCCTAAAATAACTATAAGATTCTTAAAAGAACCACCTTTAATTTCTTTAGACGATCCTCTTCTAACGCTTGGTGACCTTTATATAGAAGAATATTTTGATATTGAAGGGACTATTGAAGACTTGATGGAACTGTTAGAAACGAATAAAAATATATTCAGACCTCAGAAAAAAAACACATTCATGACCACACTTAACACAACTCTAGGAATAGGTAAGTCTAAAGAGAAAGATATGAAAAACATTCAAAAACACTACGATCTTGGAAATGATTTCTTCTCCTTGTGGCTTGATTCTTCAATGTGTTACTCGTGTGCATACTTTAAAACCCCTACAGATTCATTAGAGCAAGCACAAAGAAACAAGATATCCCATTCGCTTAAAAAGCTAAATTTACAAAAGGGCGAAAAATTATTAGATATAGGTTGTGGCTGGGGAGAACTTCTTTTTGAAGCAGCAACAAAGTACGGCGTTTATGTTACAGGTATAACCCTAAGTCAGGAGCAATTTTCTCATATAAAGGAACAAATAGAGTTAAGAAACCTTTTTGAAAAAGTAGAAGTAAGGTTGGAAAGTTATGAAGAGTTAGATCCAAAAAAGGATTTATTTGACAAGATTATAAGCATAGGAATGTTTGAACATGTAGGGCAAAAAAGAATACCAGGATTCATGAAAAAGACTTCAAGCGTGTTAAAACGATCTGGAATTTTTATGCTTCATACTATCACAGGTTTAGAAGAGGGTGGTCAACATTCATGGATGAACAAACACATCTTTCCAGGCGGCTACATACCGACAGTCAGAGAAATCATAAATATCTTACCTGATTATGACTTTAGAGTTTTACACGTAGAAAGTTTAAGAAGACATTACGCAAGAACCCTTGAATATTGGTCAAAAAATTATGAAACTCACAAAGATGAAATAGAAAAAAAATTTGGTAGGACCTTTCTGAGAATGTGGGATATATACCTTAAAGGTTGCGCTGCTTCGTTTAAGCTTGGTTTTATAGACATTCACCAATTTACGCTTTCTTTAGGTATAAATAACGACTATCCTGAAACTTTCGAATTTTTATACAAAGATTAG
- a CDS encoding sulfite exporter TauE/SafE family protein, producing the protein MNVYFPVSGVNVNILLPPVVAFVISFFTSMGGVSGAFLILPFQVSFLNYTSPGVSGTNFIYNIVSIPGGVYRYFKEGRMFYPLAIVLTIGTLPGVFIGYFIRVRYLYNPAFFKAFVGVVLLYIGSRLLFDLVRSKRVKFAKDFKFKILSSNIFKSYFEFQEKKYSFSNFWVFLLSFFVGIVGGAYGIGGGSIIAPFCVAVFKLPVYIVAGPALLATWVTSILGVFYYAINPLGTSGSEPDIFLGLLFGLGGVAGTYLGARCQKHVPSEIIKIILSVSIFFLAVKYIFDFVLKVLFTP; encoded by the coding sequence ATGAACGTTTATTTTCCTGTGTCTGGAGTTAATGTAAATATTCTTTTACCTCCTGTTGTTGCCTTTGTCATTTCATTTTTTACTTCTATGGGCGGAGTTTCAGGTGCTTTCTTAATTTTACCATTTCAAGTTAGTTTTTTAAACTACACTTCTCCAGGGGTATCTGGGACTAACTTTATCTATAATATAGTTTCGATTCCTGGCGGAGTTTATAGATACTTTAAAGAAGGCAGGATGTTTTATCCTTTAGCTATAGTTCTTACGATTGGGACACTGCCAGGCGTTTTTATTGGCTATTTTATAAGAGTAAGATATCTGTATAACCCTGCTTTCTTCAAGGCGTTTGTTGGAGTTGTATTGCTTTATATCGGATCTCGTTTGCTTTTTGATTTAGTTAGGTCAAAGAGGGTCAAATTTGCGAAGGACTTTAAGTTTAAAATTTTAAGTTCAAATATATTTAAATCATATTTTGAATTTCAAGAAAAAAAATATAGTTTTTCAAACTTTTGGGTCTTTTTATTGTCCTTTTTTGTTGGAATTGTAGGAGGCGCTTACGGCATAGGCGGAGGATCTATTATAGCTCCATTTTGCGTGGCAGTTTTTAAACTGCCAGTTTACATAGTAGCGGGACCAGCACTTTTAGCTACCTGGGTAACTTCAATTTTGGGCGTTTTTTATTATGCTATTAACCCTCTAGGTACTTCAGGATCTGAGCCTGATATTTTCTTAGGTCTTTTATTTGGTTTAGGTGGAGTTGCAGGGACCTATCTTGGGGCAAGGTGTCAAAAACATGTTCCTTCGGAAATAATTAAAATAATTTTGTCTGTTTCAATATTTTTTCTTGCTGTGAAATATATCTTTGACTTTGTATTAAAAGTTCTGTTCACTCCTTAG
- a CDS encoding MgtC/SapB family protein: MQSLPEIILKLSLAILVGAIFGIERELRGRAAGIRTNILVCLSGTLVMLLSSGYFNNTSDLAVRIQLDPGRIAAGAVTGIGFLGAGVILKTRGEVQGLTTAALIFLNMILGLCIGSGLYLLVAFGTISSLIPLTILRKLSSLIKREIRILNISIKSCDKEEAQTKLSSILAKNKVVVLSHDMSCNFEKEELKVSLLIEAVSEKPFLKIFEELREIKFIKSLSISTKE; encoded by the coding sequence GTGCAGAGCTTACCAGAAATTATATTAAAATTATCTTTAGCTATTTTAGTGGGCGCTATATTTGGTATTGAAAGGGAACTTAGAGGTAGAGCCGCGGGCATCAGAACAAATATTCTTGTCTGCCTCTCAGGGACCTTGGTTATGCTTTTGTCGTCGGGTTACTTTAATAATACTAGCGATTTGGCAGTAAGGATCCAACTAGATCCCGGTAGAATCGCTGCTGGAGCAGTTACAGGCATAGGGTTTTTGGGAGCAGGTGTAATACTTAAAACCAGGGGTGAGGTACAAGGGCTAACAACTGCTGCATTGATATTTCTCAATATGATCTTAGGTCTTTGTATCGGTTCAGGATTATATCTGTTGGTGGCCTTTGGTACGATATCTTCCCTTATACCTTTAACCATACTTAGAAAGTTAAGCAGCTTAATAAAGAGAGAAATAAGAATATTAAACATTTCAATCAAATCGTGTGACAAAGAAGAGGCACAAACAAAACTCTCCAGCATTCTTGCTAAAAACAAAGTTGTTGTGCTCTCGCACGATATGTCCTGTAACTTTGAGAAAGAAGAACTTAAGGTATCCCTTTTGATTGAAGCAGTTTCAGAAAAGCCGTTTTTAAAAATCTTTGAAGAGCTTAGAGAAATAAAATTCATAAAAAGTCTTAGCATTTCAACTAAGGAGTGA